A segment of the Ammospiza nelsoni isolate bAmmNel1 chromosome 9, bAmmNel1.pri, whole genome shotgun sequence genome:
TGGGCATCATGGCCTGGGGCTGAACACTTTTCAGGGggcccttctcctccttctgggGTGCTTGAGCAATCCTGGCTTGTTGTGGGTCATTCCTGTGGCTGTCATGTCCCCATGGCAGCGGGGATGCAGCCAGCTCCCATGCCATGGGGCTGCTGCCAAGCTAGGTCCATGAGGACTGTGGCCAGTGCTGACCCCACTGTTTGCCTCCAGCCCCGGGCTCAGAGAAGGGTTTCTTGGGGCTAGAGAAGGAAGGGGAGGGCGGGGGTGTGGGGCAGGATGTGGGctggcagcggggctgggatgggaggggAAGAGGCCgggggcagggagctgcaggctcgGGGGAAGCgtgagcagcactgcccaccGAGGGACAGCCGCTGCGGGCTGGGCACGGTGCAGCCGCGGCACCAACATGGTAAGAACTGCTCCTTTCCTCAGGCATGGCTGAGGGTCTGCCTGGACAAGGGGAtcaggggagggcagggctgtgggcaggcacTGACAGGAACcacagctgggggctgtgggacacaTGCACGCTGGCCCGGGGACACCGTGCCCAAGCCACCCCAGGCTCACGGGACACTGCCAGGcacacagggcactgcagaggtaggtgccagccctggctgggcaggaaggGGCTCCAGGGCACAGGACACCGTGTGTGCGTGCGTGCCAGTGCCACGAGCGCCTGCCCTTGTGTGAGCCAGGACTGCCTGGCAGCGGTGTGGGTGCACGTGTGAACCCCTTGGGATGTGCATGCTCATGTCTCCTCTCTGTCAGGGCACTGCAGTGGGACTGCAATCTGCCAGGAGGACACGGACTCTGGGCTCTCCTGGCACCTCTCTGGGCATCGCTGCCATCACATGGGGTAAGCCACCCACCACCCACTCAGTAAGCCCAGTGTGACCCTGCTGCCAAGGAGTCTGCAGGTCTGAGAAACTGGAGAAATGCAGCATTGTTATTTTGGGGGCTCAGCGGCCCATCCTCAGGGCTGGATCCCTTTGGGCCGGGAgggggctgcccctgcctgtgccagctccctccAGGCAGACTGTGCTCCCCTAGGAAGGGCCAGGCCACGGCTGAGGTCCCTGCAGGATGTTTGGTTCCCCAAATGCAGCATGGCAGCTGGTACTGTGAACTGTACTGCGAACcggggaagggcagggcagctctaCCCACCGCCCACACCCATGCCCGTGCTGGGGAGTTGGGCATGGATGGAGTCACAGGACCATGGGTGTGAGGGTTCAtagcacagctggggcagcaccacACAGAATTAGAGCTGCTAATTGACATCAGGAGTCTAACTTGGTTTTGAACAGAAACTAACTTGGTTTTGCTGCCTGTTGGGTATTTCCTTCACATACTGGCATTGCACAGAGAAAAGCCTATTGGTGCCTGCTCTGTTCCTGGAAAACCTCTGTGAGCTGAATTATTTTCCTAAGAACCTTAGTGACTGAGCTAAGGAACAGAAATGAGGTAAGTGCAGTGTCAGGAGGAGGCTGAGATTTGGCTCTGAGAGAAAACCAAAAGGCAAAGGCACCTCAACTGCTGAGCACCACCCTAGGAAGAGGTATCAGGGCTGCCACGGGAGCAAGGGGTCAAACCACAGGAAAACAGCACTCATTTGGGGGCTCAGCACCAGGTGGGGCAGAGACAAGTAGCATAACACCAGGGAGATGAGCTGTGCCATAGAAAGGGTGTAACTGGTGGAGCTGGAGGAAAGAGGTAGGAGAGCATATGGAGGACAGACATGGAGCAGATGTCAAACTTTGGTCCTTCTCAGTTTGGGGATGGGCTGTGTGAGGGTAGCTGCCTTGAgccgtgctggggagcagcaggggccAGGAGGAGGTTGGTGGGAGCTGAGGATGGGGCAGGCTTCCAGAAGGTGCCTTGAGTTCCTGTCCTGCAGGCCCAAATTCCCAAAAGGTAAAGAGGGAACCGCATTTTCCCCAGCTTCAGTTCTGTTGAACAAAGAGGATAGTTTGCTCTTTCACAAGAAAAACCAGACAAATTATGGGAAATTACTTACAAAATTGTATAACAATGGACCAAAGTACAGCCCTAATTAGACTTTAGAAGACGAGTATTTGCATCTCATCTGCAATGCCTGGATCTTTGCACAACTGCAGCGTGATAAAATGCTCTCCTGAGATACAGTGTAAGCTAGGCTGGTTGTTTGGAGCAAACTTTGATCCTCATCTCCCTTTCTGCACAGATGGAGATATGATATCCCCACATCACTTTCTGCAGTTGTGGAGATAGCTGCTCCAGGGAGAATGGAGGAAGCTTCTTTCTGTGGCTAAAACCCTTTGATTGCATAAAGTTGTGGTGTGAAATGCTGTAAATAAGAGCAGGGTTTCAGCAAAGTGCCCTTCACTTCTGGGTGTGGGTTCCAGTTACTTTCTGGCTttgccctgcctgctgggtATGACCATAATATGAGCTTGTTTTTGAAAGACCTTGTTTTGCAACACTGAGTTTTACAAGACTCTAGACCATCTCTGTCTCAGATGAGCAGGTTGGGGTCCAAATGCTTTTGGGGGTGAGGGCATATTTCCTGCTCTGCCGTGCTCCAATCTGGCTCTCATGTAGCAGGGTAAAGCAAGAAAACTGAAGTATACACATCTGCACTCAAGGAAGGAACTGTGTTTATGGAACCATCTTGAAGCGGGACTTTCCTCTTTGGGAAGCTTTTGTGGGCAGGGGAAGAGGGCCACTGGGCTGAGCTTTCAATCCTTATGTTGGAGGAGGGTTGGCATCACTGCTTGGGGCTCTTCTGcctcctgtgctctgcctgcctcaTCCCGTGCCCCATGTCAGCCTTCACCCTGTCACCTCCACCTTCctcatccctgtgccatcccccTCTGTCCTCATCTCCTTCTGCCACGTCTTTGTGTACGCATGGAGTCCCATTCTCATCCACAGTCACCCCTTCATCCAATCCTTTcacccagcctgtccctggcaTCTCTTGGCCACGATGTCAGGCTTAGCCCACCCTCATGTCCCAAGGGATCCCACCCCTGACCCAGCTGCCATCCTTTCTGCACCAATCCCAGACCTCATCCTCTTTCCCAGGCATGGTGCTGTGGATGCAGGTGGGTGCCTGGACCTACCACTACAGTGACCAAGGAGACTACACGTGGGAGCAGGCCAGGAATTTCTGCCAGACCTTCTTTACCGACCTGGTGGCAATCCAGAACCAGCAGGAGATCGAGTACCTCAACAAGAGCCTGCCCTTCCACGGGCGCTACTACTGGATCGGCATACGCAAGCTGGGCGGCATCTGGACCTGGGTGGGCACCGGGAAGGTGCTGTCCAAGGAGGCAGAGAACTGGGCACGGGGGGAGCCCAACAACCGCCGCTCCAACCAGGACTGCGTGGAGATCTACATCCAGCGGCCACAGCAGGCCGGCAAGTGGAACGACGAGCCCTGCAACCGGAAGAAGAAGGCACTGTGCTACCGGGGTGAGCAGGGGCACTGCGTGCCGGAGCTGGCTTGGGTGGGCTGGGCACCTTGGCAGGGTGGTCAGCAGCTCCTGATGACTGTCCCCTGTGCATGcagcctcctgccagcccttccTGTGCAGCCAGCGTGGCGAGTGCGTGGAGACCATTGGGAGCTACCGCTGCGAGTGCTACCCCGGCTTCCGCGGGCCTGAGTGCACAGATGGTGAGAcatccatccccacccctccttccctgctggagGGTCCAAGCCCTGGTGACAAAGCAGGGTTCCGGTGCTCCTGATGGGCTGTGGCACCGTGtctctcccagctgtgcagtGTGCCAAGCTGGAGCCCAAGGGAGTGCCCATGAACTGCAGCCATCCCTACGGAGACTTCAGCTACAACTCCACCTGTGAGTTTGGGTGCCACGAGGGATTTGAGCGGCGAGGGGCAGGCGTGCTGCGGTGCCTGCCTTCCCAGGAGTGGTCAGCAAACATCCCCACCTGCACAGGTAGGGCCTGGCAGGGGTTGGGGGTCTCAGGGGTGCAGCATTGATGCTTTGGGGGAACCAGCCCCATGTGCCCAATGCTGTTCAGACAACTGTTGCTGCACCCTTGCCTACTGTGGAAGCATCTCCTGGTGGTGCATCATGGGGTGGGATTCCCTGAGGAGGCTGCaatgggcagagcagctgtgagctgTGAGGCCCTGTTCTGCCtggctgtcccagtgcccaTGTTTTCTGCCCTGAATCCCACTCAGATATCAGCACCCTGTGTGCACCAAGTGTGGGGTCAGGATGGTGTCCTGGCTCCTCTGTCAACTCTGTGGCAGTGTCCCTCTCCCCTAGCCCACCTGATCTGCCTTGGGAAGGCTTTTGGCATcttgggaaagagaaaagaggggTTTCTGTCCCACAGCCAGGGGAAGGGTGTATCCTGGCAGGGGTGGGCCACCTTGAACAGGGATAAGGACTCATGAAATGAGGTTAGATTTAAGCTGGGTGGGACAGAGTGTGGCAGGAAACCACAAAGGAGAGAAAGCTGTGATATGTTATTCTGCAGGGGCAGAGAAAGTCTTCCTGTCAGTGACTTGAGGGTTTGCAGCCAGGCACCAGGCATCCCAGAGAACTGCCAGGCTTTTTTGGGGGTGCAAGAGTCTCGCTCCACCTttcttgtgctgctgtgtggtACACCTACAGCCTTGCACAAGGATGGGGTGAGTCAAGCAGACGTGGGACACAACTGGGACTGGGaaggaatgggactgggaagcATCTTTGTATatatattcttaaaaaaaaccaaaactgccTTGAAGttagtgctgctgctgctgcctgtgctggttgGGCCTGTGGTCCAACCCAGGACCTTAGGTAGCTGAGACCAGCAAAACTGTCTGCAGCTAAGGGGAACAGGCATGGAGATATGATGCGACTGTTCTGTAACCAGTAtccccagcagggcaagggcagGAGATGGCTCCCAATTTTGCAAAAATCCCCACTGACAAGCTGGGCTGAGCCTTTGTGCTCCAGGCTTTTTAGGCTCCTAGAGGCTTGCTTTCCcagcttgtttttttcctgctggctgTAATATgattgattttttgttttattgcaaACAATCAGATGAGTTAGTTGGTCGCCTGTGCTGGTAACAAAATGATATTTGCAAGCATTGCCAGCTGAGCTTACTCCAGAAACAAGCAGAGCAAGGCTGGTGGTGCAGCAAGGACTGTGAGGGGCAAGGCTGCCTGTCCTGCCTCAAACTCTGCCCCATGCTTGCCTGTAGCCATTGTGGGCCCATTGCTGGCTGGCCCCCAAAGGGGCTGGGTCAGCTGCGCCCACCTGCACAGCATGTTCACCAACAGGCACCTCTGGGGACTGGGAAACCAGAATTGCCTGTAAAATATCTACAAAAGGAAAAGTCTACCCAGGAAAGTGCTTCGTGTCAGTTTGAAAGCAGAAGATGCAGTGAATGCAGTCTGTCTCAGCTGGCTAGGTGGTGGTAATACCCTGCTGGCACTGACCTTTGGTGCTCCCACGGGCAGCAGAGCCACTCACCCCAGGAAACTTTGGGTATCACCCTGGAATGCAGCAAAACACACCCTGGGAACAGGCAGGGGAGGCTGGTATACAACCTCTTTAGCCATGGCAGTGCTTTATAGTCCCAAAGCTGTCCTCCTGTCACTGTGACAAGGACAGAGGCTGGTCTCTGCTCCAGTAAAGGGAGGGAGATGAATAGGACTGCAGCAGCTGCGGTCCTTCCTCCCAGGGGCCTTGGCCCAGGGTAGTGAAAGGGATAAACAGggctctggcagagcagcaACTGTGTCCCCCTGAGGAAATCACTTGTAGGGCAGAAAAATCATTGCACCAACTACAGTTTCAAAGAGGTGAGTGGGGGTAAGATTTGATTTGGATCCAGCCTGAATTATTAGATTTAACCTCATTTATCCCgtctctgagctctgctctccattGCAGCCGTCACCTGTccagtgctcagagctccagaCCAGGGAGAGCTGAACTGCTCCCACCTCCATGGGGACTTCACCTTTGGCTCCACGTGTGCCTTCTCCTGCCAGAAGGGGTTTGTGCTGAAGGGGCCGGAGAGCCGTGAGTGCACAGCCACGGGGACCTGGACAGGGGATGCAGCAAGATGTGAAGGTagagctgtggctggagtgCCAGCTGTCACTGGGCTTAGAGTGACACTGTGGTGCTCCCCAGCCCCTTGGTCCCAGAATTTTAGTCTCCTAGTTCCCAAGCTGCTGCTTGATGTGCACCTCTTCACTCTGCAGCAATTGCCTGCCCAGTGCTCAATGCTCCAGACCAGGGGGAGATGCACTGCTCCCACCTCCATGGCAACTTCACCTATGGATCCGTGTGTGCCTTCTCCTGCCAGACAGGATTTGCCTtggtggggctgcagagccgTGAGTGCACAGCCTTGGGGACCTGGACTGGGAACACATCACACTGTGAAGGTATTGCTGCTGCTCAAGGTGTCACAGGCCTCTGTGTCACCAGTGTCCTGGTCCTTTCATTCCAACAGTTTGCCTTGCAGTCCTCAGACTCCTGCTCAAAGTGCTTCTCCACCCCTGCAGCTGTCACCTGCccagtgctcagagctccagaCCAGGGAGAGCTGAACTGCTCCCACCTCCATGGGGACTTCACCTTTGGCTCCACGTGTGCCTTCTCCTGCCAGAAGGGGTTTGTGCTGAAGGGGCCGGAGAGCCGTGAGTGCACAGCCACGGGGACCTGGACAGGGGATGCAGCAAGATGTGAAGgtagagctgctcctggagctcagggtgtCACTGGCCATGGGATGACACTAGAGTTTTCCCAGTCTCCCAGACCAAACAGTTTAGCCTTGTAGTTCCCAGACTCCTCCTTGAACTATGTCCTTGCAGCAATTGCCTGTCCACTGCTCAGTGCTccagaaaaagaagagatgCGCTGCTCCCACCTCCATGGCAACTTCACCTTTGGCTCCACGTGTGCCTTCTCCTGCCAGAAGGGGTTTGTGCTGAAGGGGCCGGAGAGCCGTGagtgcacagccctggggacctGGACAGGGGGCACCCCACGCTGTGAAGGTAGGGCTGCTGCTAGAACTGAGGGTGTCACTGGCCATGGGGTGGCACTAGGGTTCCCCTGAAGCTTCTCAGGATGAACAGTTTAGCCTTGTAGTCCTCAGACTCCTGCTCAAAGTGCTTCTCCACCCCTACAGCTGTCACCTGCccagtgctcagagctccagaCCAGGGAGAGCTGAACTGCTCCCACCTCCATGGGGACTTCACCTTTGGCTCCACGTGTGCCTTCTCCTGCCAGAAGGGGTTTGTGCTGAAGGGGCCGGAGAGCCGTGAGTGCACAGCCTCGGGGATCTGGACAGCGGATGCAACAAGATGTGAAGGTAGAGTTGCTGCTCAAGCTGTCACTGGCCTTGGGCAGACCCTGGGATATTCTCTTTTTAGTTCTCTCATCACAAGAATTCAGCCTCATAGTCCCCAAGCTGCTGCTTGATGTGCACCTCTTCACTCTGCAGCAATTGCCTGCCCAGTGCTCAATGCTCCAGACCAGGGGGAGATGCACTGCTCCCACCTCCATGGCAACTTCACCTATGGATCCGTGTGTGCCTTCTCCTGCCAGACAGGATTTGCCTtggtggggctgcagagccgTGAGTGCACAGCCTTGGGGACCTGGACTGGGAACACATCACACTGTGAAGGTATTGCTGCTGCTCAAGGTGTCACAGGCCTTGTGTTGAGCAAGGGATGTTCACTAGAGGACCCTCTTGGTCCTGTTCTTTCA
Coding sequences within it:
- the SELP gene encoding P-selectin isoform X4, whose protein sequence is MGSSFCLECPGGAASISLELENACDLHGSCLALAGSEQSNFCRKPSQGNSTYEQDRGTAVGLQSARRTRTLGSPGTSLGIAAITWGMVLWMQVGAWTYHYSDQGDYTWEQARNFCQTFFTDLVAIQNQQEIEYLNKSLPFHGRYYWIGIRKLGGIWTWVGTGKVLSKEAENWARGEPNNRRSNQDCVEIYIQRPQQAGKWNDEPCNRKKKALCYRASCQPFLCSQRGECVETIGSYRCECYPGFRGPECTDAVQCAKLEPKGVPMNCSHPYGDFSYNSTCEFGCHEGFERRGAGVLRCLPSQEWSANIPTCTAVTCPVLRAPDQGELNCSHLHGDFTFGSTCAFSCQKGFVLKGPESRECTATGTWTGDAARCEAIACPVLNAPDQGEMHCSHLHGNFTYGSVCAFSCQTGFALVGLQSRECTALGTWTGNTSHCEAVTCPVLRAPDQGELNCSHLHGDFTFGSTCAFSCQKGFVLKGPESRECTATGTWTGDAARCEAIACPLLSAPEKEEMRCSHLHGNFTFGSTCAFSCQKGFVLKGPESRECTALGTWTGGTPRCEAVTCPVLRAPDQGELNCSHLHGDFTFGSTCAFSCQKGFVLKGPESRECTASGIWTADATRCEAIACPVLNAPDQGEMHCSHLHGNFTYGSVCAFSCQTGFALVGLQSRECTALGTWTGNTSHCEAVTCPVLRAPDQGELNCSHIHGDFTFGSTCAFSCQKGFVLMGSDSHKCTATGTWTGDAPHCEAIKCSALTSPKMGQAACSHLHGDFTFGSMCAFSCQKGFVLKGPESRECTALGTWTGDPTHCKAISCPVLSPPSRGQLSCSHVHGNFTYNSTCIFSCEEGFVRMGAEVLQCEATGNWTRDPPVCAEDGAFLKQVLAYSSGSALAVAGLVLSGGLIALLAKRLSDREEKRKLLKPTSDLGALGTFTNSAYDANL
- the SELP gene encoding P-selectin isoform X5, translating into MGTAVGLQSARRTRTLGSPGTSLGIAAITWGMVLWMQVGAWTYHYSDQGDYTWEQARNFCQTFFTDLVAIQNQQEIEYLNKSLPFHGRYYWIGIRKLGGIWTWVGTGKVLSKEAENWARGEPNNRRSNQDCVEIYIQRPQQAGKWNDEPCNRKKKALCYRASCQPFLCSQRGECVETIGSYRCECYPGFRGPECTDAVQCAKLEPKGVPMNCSHPYGDFSYNSTCEFGCHEGFERRGAGVLRCLPSQEWSANIPTCTAVTCPVLRAPDQGELNCSHLHGDFTFGSTCAFSCQKGFVLKGPESRECTATGTWTGDAARCEAIACPVLNAPDQGEMHCSHLHGNFTYGSVCAFSCQTGFALVGLQSRECTALGTWTGNTSHCEAVTCPVLRAPDQGELNCSHLHGDFTFGSTCAFSCQKGFVLKGPESRECTATGTWTGDAARCEAIACPLLSAPEKEEMRCSHLHGNFTFGSTCAFSCQKGFVLKGPESRECTALGTWTGGTPRCEAVTCPVLRAPDQGELNCSHLHGDFTFGSTCAFSCQKGFVLKGPESRECTASGIWTADATRCEAIACPVLNAPDQGEMHCSHLHGNFTYGSVCAFSCQTGFALVGLQSRECTALGTWTGNTSHCEAVTCPVLRAPDQGELNCSHIHGDFTFGSTCAFSCQKGFVLMGSDSHKCTATGTWTGDAPHCEAIKCSALTSPKMGQAACSHLHGDFTFGSMCAFSCQKGFVLKGPESRECTALGTWTGDPTHCKAISCPVLSPPSRGQLSCSHVHGNFTYNSTCIFSCEEGFVRMGAEVLQCEATGNWTRDPPVCAEDGAFLKQVLAYSSGSALAVAGLVLSGGLIALLAKRLSDREEKRKLLKPTSDLGALGTFTNSAYDANL
- the SELP gene encoding P-selectin isoform X3 — protein: MVLWMQVGAWTYHYSDQGDYTWEQARNFCQTFFTDLVAIQNQQEIEYLNKSLPFHGRYYWIGIRKLGGIWTWVGTGKVLSKEAENWARGEPNNRRSNQDCVEIYIQRPQQAGKWNDEPCNRKKKALCYRASCQPFLCSQRGECVETIGSYRCECYPGFRGPECTDAVQCAKLEPKGVPMNCSHPYGDFSYNSTCEFGCHEGFERRGAGVLRCLPSQEWSANIPTCTAVTCPVLRAPDQGELNCSHLHGDFTFGSTCAFSCQKGFVLKGPESRECTATGTWTGDAARCEAIACPVLNAPDQGEMHCSHLHGNFTYGSVCAFSCQTGFALVGLQSRECTALGTWTGNTSHCEAVTCPVLRAPDQGELNCSHLHGDFTFGSTCAFSCQKGFVLKGPESRECTATGTWTGDAARCEAIACPVLNAPDQGEMHCSHLHGNFTYGSVCAFSCQTGFALVGLQSRECTALGTWTGNTSHCEAVTCPVLRAPDQGELNCSHIHGDFTFGSTCAFSCQKGFVLMGSDSHKCTATGTWTGDAPHCEAIKCSALTSPKMGQAACSHLHGDFTFGSMCAFSCQKGFVLKGPESRECTALGTWTGDPTHCKAISCPVLSPPSRGQLSCSHVHGNFTYNSTCIFSCEEGFVRMGAEVLQCEATGNWTRDPPVCAEDGAFLKQVLAYSSGSALAVAGLVLSGGLIALLAKRLSDREEKRKLLKPTSDLGALGTFTNSAYDANL
- the SELP gene encoding P-selectin isoform X1; the encoded protein is MVLWMQVGAWTYHYSDQGDYTWEQARNFCQTFFTDLVAIQNQQEIEYLNKSLPFHGRYYWIGIRKLGGIWTWVGTGKVLSKEAENWARGEPNNRRSNQDCVEIYIQRPQQAGKWNDEPCNRKKKALCYRASCQPFLCSQRGECVETIGSYRCECYPGFRGPECTDAVQCAKLEPKGVPMNCSHPYGDFSYNSTCEFGCHEGFERRGAGVLRCLPSQEWSANIPTCTAVTCPVLRAPDQGELNCSHLHGDFTFGSTCAFSCQKGFVLKGPESRECTATGTWTGDAARCEAIACPVLNAPDQGEMHCSHLHGNFTYGSVCAFSCQTGFALVGLQSRECTALGTWTGNTSHCEAVTCPVLRAPDQGELNCSHLHGDFTFGSTCAFSCQKGFVLKGPESRECTATGTWTGDAARCEAIACPLLSAPEKEEMRCSHLHGNFTFGSTCAFSCQKGFVLKGPESRECTALGTWTGGTPRCEAVTCPVLRAPDQGELNCSHLHGDFTFGSTCAFSCQKGFVLKGPESRECTASGIWTADATRCEAVTCPVLRAPDQGELNCSHIHGDFTFGSTCAFSCQKGFVLMGSDSHKCTATGTWTGDAPHCEAIKCSALTSPKMGQAACSHLHGDFTFGSMCAFSCQKGFVLKGPESRECTALGTWTGDPTHCKAISCPVLSPPSRGQLSCSHVHGNFTYNSTCIFSCEEGFVRMGAEVLQCEATGNWTRDPPVCAEDGAFLKQVLAYSSGSALAVAGLVLSGGLIALLAKRLSDREEKRKLLKPTSDLGALGTFTNSAYDANL
- the SELP gene encoding P-selectin isoform X2, translating into MVLWMQVGAWTYHYSDQGDYTWEQARNFCQTFFTDLVAIQNQQEIEYLNKSLPFHGRYYWIGIRKLGGIWTWVGTGKVLSKEAENWARGEPNNRRSNQDCVEIYIQRPQQAGKWNDEPCNRKKKALCYRASCQPFLCSQRGECVETIGSYRCECYPGFRGPECTDAVQCAKLEPKGVPMNCSHPYGDFSYNSTCEFGCHEGFERRGAGVLRCLPSQEWSANIPTCTAVTCPVLRAPDQGELNCSHLHGDFTFGSTCAFSCQKGFVLKGPESRECTATGTWTGDAARCEAVTCPVLRAPDQGELNCSHLHGDFTFGSTCAFSCQKGFVLKGPESRECTATGTWTGDAARCEAIACPLLSAPEKEEMRCSHLHGNFTFGSTCAFSCQKGFVLKGPESRECTALGTWTGGTPRCEAVTCPVLRAPDQGELNCSHLHGDFTFGSTCAFSCQKGFVLKGPESRECTASGIWTADATRCEAIACPVLNAPDQGEMHCSHLHGNFTYGSVCAFSCQTGFALVGLQSRECTALGTWTGNTSHCEAVTCPVLRAPDQGELNCSHIHGDFTFGSTCAFSCQKGFVLMGSDSHKCTATGTWTGDAPHCEAIKCSALTSPKMGQAACSHLHGDFTFGSMCAFSCQKGFVLKGPESRECTALGTWTGDPTHCKAISCPVLSPPSRGQLSCSHVHGNFTYNSTCIFSCEEGFVRMGAEVLQCEATGNWTRDPPVCAEDGAFLKQVLAYSSGSALAVAGLVLSGGLIALLAKRLSDREEKRKLLKPTSDLGALGTFTNSAYDANL